Proteins from a genomic interval of Pantoea deleyi:
- a CDS encoding Zn-dependent oxidoreductase: MKSVVIEQPGKLTIAERPLPQPAAGEVRVKVTGASICGSDVHIWHGHNPFARYPRVIGHEFFGVIDAVGDGVDAARLGQRVAVDPVISCGSCYPCSVGRPNVCATLQVIGVHRDGGFSDYALAPARNAWPLPDTIPDRLASLIEPFTIAANITAFLQPRPDDIALIYGAGPMGLTAVQVLKGVYGVKSVMVVDRLPERLALAAQSGADQCFDNGEIPLAEQLSGVQPTLIIDAACHPAILTEAAALASPAGRIGLLGFSGEPCTITQQSLTSKELSLFTSRLNSNRFPQVIDWLEQGLLQPEKLVTHAFPLRDVERAMTLFEKDPRTCCKVILQMD, encoded by the coding sequence ATGAAAAGCGTCGTAATTGAACAGCCGGGAAAACTGACGATCGCCGAGCGCCCCCTGCCCCAGCCGGCGGCAGGCGAGGTGCGGGTAAAAGTGACCGGTGCCAGCATCTGCGGCTCGGATGTCCATATCTGGCACGGCCACAACCCGTTCGCCCGCTATCCGCGCGTCATCGGCCATGAGTTTTTTGGCGTGATCGATGCGGTGGGCGACGGCGTTGACGCGGCCCGCCTGGGTCAGCGCGTTGCGGTCGATCCGGTCATCAGCTGCGGCAGCTGCTATCCCTGCTCCGTCGGCCGGCCCAACGTCTGCGCCACACTGCAGGTGATCGGCGTGCACCGCGACGGCGGCTTCAGCGACTATGCGCTGGCACCCGCCCGCAATGCCTGGCCGCTGCCGGACACGATCCCCGATCGGCTCGCCAGCCTGATCGAGCCTTTTACTATCGCCGCCAACATCACGGCGTTTCTTCAGCCGCGTCCCGACGATATCGCCCTGATCTACGGTGCTGGCCCGATGGGGCTCACTGCCGTGCAGGTGCTGAAAGGGGTCTATGGCGTGAAGAGCGTAATGGTGGTGGATCGGCTGCCGGAACGGCTGGCACTGGCCGCGCAGAGCGGTGCGGACCAGTGCTTCGATAACGGTGAGATCCCGCTGGCGGAGCAGCTCAGCGGCGTGCAGCCGACCTTGATCATTGATGCCGCCTGCCATCCCGCCATTCTGACTGAGGCGGCGGCGCTCGCCTCACCGGCTGGCCGCATCGGCCTGCTGGGCTTCTCCGGCGAACCCTGCACCATCACGCAGCAAAGCCTGACCAGTAAAGAGCTGTCGCTGTTTACCTCCCGCCTGAACAGCAACCGTTTTCCGCAGGTCATTGACTGGCTGGAACAGGGTTTACTCCAGCCCGAAAAACTGGTCACACACGCCTTTCCGCTCAGGGACGTGGAACGCGCGATGACCCTGTTTGAAAAAGATCCTCGCACCTGCTGCAAAGTGATCCTGCAAATGGATTAA
- the manD gene encoding D-mannonate dehydratase ManD, producing MKIVKAEVFVTCAGRNFVTLKITTDQGLTGVGDATLNGRELPVASYLKDHVCPQLIGRDAHQIEDIWQYFYKGAYWRRGPVTMSAISAVDMALWDIKGKAANMPVYQLLGGASRSGVMVYCHTTGHSIDEVMDDYAKHKALGFKAIRVQCGVPGMKTTYGMAKGKGLAYEPATKGNWPEEQLWSTEKYLDFTPKLFAAIRDKFGFDEHLLHDMHHRLTPIEAARFGKSVEAYRLFWMEDPTPAENQACFRLIRQHTVTPIAVGEVFNSIWDCKQLIEEQLIDYIRTTITHAGGITGMRRIADFASLYQVRTGSHGPSDLSPVCMAAALHFDLWVPNFGVQEYMGFSEQMMELFDASWRFDQGYMHPGDKPGLGIDFNEKLAAKYPYEPAYLPVARLEDGTLWNW from the coding sequence ATGAAAATTGTTAAGGCGGAAGTCTTTGTCACCTGTGCAGGCAGGAACTTTGTCACGCTGAAGATCACCACGGATCAGGGCCTGACCGGCGTGGGTGATGCCACCCTCAACGGTCGCGAGCTGCCGGTCGCTTCCTATCTGAAAGATCATGTCTGTCCGCAGCTGATCGGCCGCGATGCCCATCAGATCGAGGACATCTGGCAATACTTCTACAAGGGCGCTTACTGGCGTCGCGGTCCGGTCACGATGTCCGCCATCTCTGCCGTGGATATGGCGCTGTGGGATATCAAAGGCAAAGCCGCAAATATGCCGGTTTACCAGCTGCTGGGCGGCGCTTCCCGCTCCGGCGTGATGGTCTATTGCCACACCACCGGCCACTCCATTGATGAAGTCATGGATGATTACGCAAAGCACAAAGCGCTGGGCTTTAAAGCGATTCGCGTGCAGTGCGGCGTGCCGGGAATGAAAACCACCTATGGCATGGCGAAAGGCAAAGGGCTGGCGTATGAGCCTGCGACTAAAGGCAACTGGCCGGAAGAGCAGCTCTGGTCAACCGAGAAGTATCTCGATTTCACCCCAAAACTGTTCGCCGCGATCCGCGATAAATTCGGTTTCGATGAGCATCTGCTGCATGACATGCACCATCGCCTGACGCCGATTGAAGCGGCCCGCTTCGGCAAGAGCGTGGAAGCGTATCGCCTGTTCTGGATGGAGGATCCGACGCCTGCCGAGAATCAGGCGTGCTTCCGCCTGATCCGCCAGCACACCGTAACGCCGATTGCGGTGGGAGAAGTGTTCAACAGCATCTGGGATTGTAAGCAGCTGATTGAAGAGCAGCTGATCGACTATATCCGCACCACCATCACCCACGCGGGTGGCATTACCGGCATGCGGCGCATCGCGGATTTTGCCTCGCTTTATCAGGTGCGCACCGGCTCGCACGGCCCTTCCGATCTCTCGCCCGTCTGCATGGCGGCGGCGCTGCACTTTGACCTCTGGGTGCCGAATTTCGGCGTGCAGGAGTACATGGGCTTCTCCGAACAGATGATGGAGCTGTTTGATGCCAGCTGGCGCTTTGATCAGGGCTATATGCATCCCGGCGACAAGCCCGGCCTCGGCATCGATTTCAACGAAAAACTGGCGGCGAAATATCCCTACGAGCCTGCTTATCTGCCGGTCGCCCGTCTTGAAGATGGCACCCTCTGGAACTGGTAA
- the yegS gene encoding lipid kinase YegS, with protein MDNKPLTLLILNGKGAGNEDLRDAITALREQGFDIAVRVTFEKGDGDRYVKEAIALQAETVVAGGGDGTINEIATALAASDAAHRPVLGILPLGTANDFATSVGIPEEMEPALRLAIQGKAHAIDLARVNQSHYFINMATGGFGTRITTETPEKLKSALGGVSYFIHGLMRMDTLKPDTCEISGPDFAWQGDALVIGIGNGRQAGGGQRLCPSALINDGRLDVSIVTAQELLPTLLHSLTGDDDNPGIVTTQLESLTIRSPHEMTFNLDGEPLSGREFVIEVMAGALSCRLPPQCALLS; from the coding sequence ATGGATAATAAACCGCTGACGCTGCTCATCCTGAACGGGAAAGGCGCGGGTAATGAAGATCTGCGCGACGCGATTACTGCCCTGCGTGAACAAGGTTTCGACATTGCGGTGCGTGTCACGTTTGAAAAAGGCGACGGCGACCGTTACGTCAAAGAGGCGATCGCGCTGCAGGCGGAAACCGTAGTGGCAGGCGGTGGCGATGGCACCATCAATGAAATCGCGACGGCGCTGGCCGCGTCCGATGCGGCGCATCGCCCGGTGCTGGGCATTCTGCCGCTGGGCACCGCCAATGACTTCGCCACCAGCGTCGGGATTCCGGAAGAGATGGAGCCCGCTTTGCGGCTGGCTATTCAGGGTAAAGCACACGCTATCGATCTGGCCCGGGTCAATCAGAGCCACTACTTCATCAACATGGCGACTGGCGGATTCGGCACCCGCATCACCACCGAAACGCCGGAAAAGCTGAAGTCAGCGCTGGGCGGCGTCTCTTACTTTATTCACGGCCTGATGCGCATGGATACGCTGAAACCTGACACCTGTGAAATCAGCGGCCCCGATTTCGCCTGGCAGGGCGACGCGCTGGTGATCGGTATCGGCAATGGGCGTCAGGCGGGCGGCGGTCAGCGGTTATGCCCGTCTGCCCTGATCAACGATGGCCGGCTGGATGTGAGTATCGTCACTGCTCAGGAGTTGCTGCCGACGCTGCTGCACTCCCTGACCGGCGACGACGACAATCCGGGTATCGTCACCACGCAGCTGGAATCCCTGACCATCCGTTCTCCGCATGAGATGACCTTCAATCTGGACGGTGAGCCACTTTCCGGCCGCGAGTTTGTCATCGAGGTGATGGCAGGCGCGCTGAGCTGCCGCCTGCCGCCGCAGTGCGCCCTGCTTTCCTGA
- the yegQ gene encoding tRNA 5-hydroxyuridine modification protein YegQ: MKPELLSPAGTLKNMRYAFAYGADAVYAGQPRYSLRVRNNEFTHENLALGISEAHALGKKFYVVVNIAPHNAKLKTFIRDLTPVVAMQPDALIMSDPGLIMLVREAFPSMPIHLSVQANAVNWATVKFWQQRGLSRVILSRELSLEEIAEIRQQVPEMELEVFVHGALCMAYSGRCLLSGYMNKRDPNQGTCTNACRWEYKVAEGQQDEVGNIVGIHEPIAVQDVTPTLGVGQPTDKVFLLEEKMKPGEVMSAFEDEHGTYIMNSRDLRAVAHVERLSGMGVHSLKIEGRTKSYYYCARTAQVYRRAIDDAAEGKPFDPSLLQTLEGLAHRGYTEGFLRRHTHDSYQNYQQGFSVSDRQQFVGEFTGERRGEWAEVAVKNKFMLHDSVEIMTPAGNLQCRIDALQNARGESTEIAPGDGHRVWLQVPEEVDLQFALLLRNFDHGEDTRDPHNRLPTETIC; this comes from the coding sequence ATGAAACCCGAGCTTCTCTCCCCCGCCGGCACGCTGAAGAATATGCGTTACGCCTTTGCCTACGGCGCCGATGCCGTCTATGCCGGCCAGCCGCGCTACAGCCTGCGGGTGCGCAACAACGAATTTACCCACGAGAATCTTGCGCTGGGCATCAGCGAGGCCCACGCGCTGGGCAAAAAGTTCTATGTGGTCGTCAACATTGCGCCGCACAACGCCAAGCTGAAAACCTTTATCCGCGACCTGACGCCGGTGGTGGCCATGCAGCCCGACGCGCTGATCATGTCCGATCCCGGCCTGATTATGCTGGTGCGGGAGGCCTTTCCGTCGATGCCGATTCACCTGTCGGTGCAGGCCAACGCGGTCAACTGGGCGACGGTGAAATTCTGGCAGCAGAGGGGGCTGAGCCGGGTGATCCTGTCTCGCGAGCTGTCGCTGGAGGAGATCGCCGAGATCCGCCAGCAGGTGCCGGAGATGGAGCTGGAAGTCTTTGTTCACGGCGCGCTCTGCATGGCCTATTCCGGTCGCTGCCTGCTGTCGGGCTACATGAACAAGCGTGACCCGAATCAGGGCACCTGCACGAACGCCTGCCGCTGGGAGTACAAAGTGGCCGAAGGTCAGCAGGATGAGGTGGGCAATATCGTGGGTATCCATGAACCCATCGCGGTGCAGGATGTGACCCCCACGCTGGGCGTGGGCCAGCCGACCGACAAGGTGTTTCTGCTGGAAGAGAAGATGAAACCGGGCGAGGTCATGAGCGCATTCGAAGATGAGCACGGCACCTACATCATGAATTCGCGCGATCTGCGCGCCGTCGCCCATGTGGAGCGGCTCAGCGGGATGGGCGTGCATTCGCTGAAAATCGAGGGCCGCACCAAATCCTACTACTACTGCGCCCGCACCGCGCAGGTCTATCGCCGGGCGATTGATGATGCCGCCGAGGGTAAACCCTTTGATCCTTCACTGCTGCAGACCCTGGAAGGCCTGGCCCATCGCGGCTACACCGAAGGCTTCCTGCGCCGCCACACGCATGACAGCTACCAGAACTATCAGCAGGGCTTTTCGGTTTCCGATCGCCAGCAGTTTGTCGGCGAATTTACCGGCGAGCGTCGCGGTGAATGGGCGGAAGTGGCGGTGAAGAACAAGTTTATGCTGCACGACAGCGTGGAGATCATGACGCCTGCGGGAAACCTGCAGTGCCGGATCGATGCCCTGCAGAATGCCCGCGGTGAGTCCACAGAGATTGCGCCGGGCGATGGTCATCGCGTCTGGCTGCAGGTGCCTGAAGAGGTGGACCTGCAGTTTGCCCTGCTGCTGCGTAACTTCGATCACGGTGAAGATACCCGCGATCCGCATAACCGTTTACCAACGGAAACAATTTGTTGA
- the baeR gene encoding two-component system response regulator BaeR, translating into MNPETPDPLILVVEDEPKLAQLMIDYLLASNYRTHHIADGSAVLEYVRQTPPDLMLLDLMLPGTDGLTLCREIRRHSDLPIIMVTARTEEIDRLLGLELGADDYICKPFSPREVVARVKTILRRVRRSAEEPQSASLLRVDESRFYASWRDKPLDLTPAEFRLLKTLSLEPGKVFSREQLLNHLYDDYRVVTDRTIDSHIKNLRRKLETLDSEQPFIRAVYGMGYRWEADACHLI; encoded by the coding sequence ATGAACCCGGAAACCCCCGATCCGCTGATTCTGGTGGTCGAAGATGAGCCGAAACTGGCGCAGCTGATGATCGACTATCTGCTTGCCTCAAATTACCGCACCCATCACATCGCCGACGGCAGTGCGGTGCTGGAATATGTTCGCCAGACGCCACCCGACCTGATGCTGCTGGATTTGATGCTGCCCGGCACAGACGGCCTGACGCTGTGCCGCGAAATCCGCCGCCATTCTGACCTGCCGATTATTATGGTGACGGCGCGCACCGAAGAGATCGACCGGCTGCTGGGGCTGGAGCTGGGCGCAGATGACTACATCTGCAAACCCTTCAGCCCGCGCGAAGTGGTGGCGCGGGTCAAAACCATTCTGCGCCGCGTCAGACGTTCGGCGGAAGAGCCGCAGAGCGCCTCGCTGCTGCGGGTCGATGAGAGCCGCTTCTACGCCAGCTGGCGCGACAAACCGCTCGACCTCACGCCCGCCGAGTTCCGCCTGCTGAAAACGCTGTCGCTGGAGCCGGGCAAGGTCTTTTCACGCGAACAGCTGCTCAACCATCTCTATGATGACTACCGGGTGGTGACGGATCGCACAATCGACAGCCACATCAAGAATCTGCGCCGTAAGCTGGAGACGCTCGACAGCGAGCAGCCCTTTATCCGCGCCGTCTACGGCATGGGCTATCGCTGGGAGGCCGATGCCTGTCATTTGATCTAG
- the baeS gene encoding two-component system sensor histidine kinase BaeS has product MRVNLRLGIGAKLFMAIFATCMLVLITMHWGVRLSFEHGFVDYIKRGNQQRLNLLSDALADQYEQHGNWDFLRHNDRLIFTMLRSLEQNPDSSSQLPPHGWRTQFWVLDQQYKVMVGPPGPVPPEGTRRNITTSTGKIVGWVIGSPPERLTRSTDINFDLQQRRTSWIIVGLSTLLAALATWLMARGLLAPVKRLVDGTHHLAAGNFATRVEVSSRDELGQLAGDFNLLARSLEKNESMRRAFMADISHELRTPLAILRGELEAMQDGVRKLTPEAIASLQSEVVVLTKLVDDLHQLSLSDVGALAYRKQATDLVQLLEVTAGSFAERYRAHQLTLKLNLPDQAPFFGDPDRLMQLFTNLLENSLRYTDSGGRVEVTLRYEAPDWHIEFDDSAPGVDKAYQAQIFERFFRTEGSRNRASGGSGLGLAICKNIAAAHGGDLHAAHSDLGGLKIALHLRYVPPV; this is encoded by the coding sequence ATGAGAGTTAACCTGCGCCTGGGTATCGGGGCGAAACTGTTTATGGCGATCTTCGCCACCTGCATGCTGGTGCTGATCACCATGCACTGGGGCGTACGGCTCAGCTTCGAGCATGGCTTCGTCGATTACATCAAGCGCGGCAATCAGCAGCGCCTGAACCTGCTCAGCGATGCGCTGGCCGACCAGTATGAGCAGCACGGCAACTGGGATTTTTTGCGTCACAACGATCGGCTGATCTTCACTATGCTGCGTTCGCTGGAGCAGAACCCGGACAGCAGCAGTCAGCTGCCGCCCCACGGCTGGCGTACACAGTTCTGGGTGCTTGATCAGCAGTATAAGGTAATGGTCGGCCCGCCGGGGCCGGTGCCGCCGGAAGGCACGCGGCGCAATATCACCACCAGCACGGGCAAGATTGTTGGCTGGGTGATCGGCTCTCCCCCGGAGCGACTGACGCGCAGTACCGACATCAACTTTGATCTTCAGCAGCGGCGTACCAGCTGGATTATCGTCGGCCTCTCGACCCTGCTGGCAGCGCTGGCGACCTGGCTGATGGCGCGCGGTCTGCTGGCCCCGGTTAAGCGGCTGGTCGACGGCACTCATCATCTGGCGGCCGGTAACTTCGCCACCCGCGTCGAGGTCAGCAGCCGGGATGAACTGGGCCAGCTGGCGGGCGACTTCAACCTGCTTGCCCGCTCGCTGGAGAAAAACGAGAGCATGCGTCGCGCCTTTATGGCCGATATCTCCCACGAGCTGCGCACCCCGCTGGCGATTCTGCGGGGTGAGCTGGAAGCGATGCAGGATGGGGTACGCAAACTGACGCCGGAAGCGATCGCCTCGCTGCAGAGTGAAGTGGTGGTGCTGACCAAGCTGGTTGACGACCTGCACCAGCTGTCGCTGTCCGACGTGGGAGCCCTCGCCTACCGCAAACAGGCGACCGACCTGGTGCAGCTGCTGGAGGTAACGGCGGGCAGCTTTGCCGAACGCTATCGCGCGCACCAGCTGACGCTGAAACTGAATCTGCCCGATCAGGCGCCCTTCTTTGGCGATCCCGACCGCCTGATGCAACTCTTCACCAACCTGCTGGAGAACAGCCTGCGCTACACCGACAGCGGAGGCCGGGTGGAGGTGACGCTCCGCTATGAGGCTCCCGACTGGCATATCGAATTTGATGACAGTGCACCCGGCGTGGACAAGGCGTATCAGGCGCAGATTTTTGAGCGTTTCTTCCGCACCGAGGGGTCGCGCAACCGTGCCAGCGGCGGCTCAGGCCTCGGCCTCGCCATCTGTAAAAACATTGCGGCAGCGCATGGCGGCGACCTTCATGCGGCGCACTCTGATTTAGGTGGACTGAAAATCGCGCTACACTTGCGCTATGTTCCCCCTGTGTAG
- a CDS encoding MFS transporter produces MSTQSTNVRWQLWIVAIGFFMQTLDTTIVNTAIPSMAHDLGVSPLHMHAVIVYYVLTVAVMLPVSGWLADRFGVRNIFFSAIVLFSLGSLLCALSATLDQLVLSRVVQGIGGAMMVPVGRLTVMKIVPREQYMSAMTFVTLPGQIGPLLGPALGGVLVEYASWHWIFLINIPVGIAGAIATLMLMPNYRMQTRRFDFAGFMLLAAGMATLTLALDGQRSSGGSPLLLGGMILAGTFSLLFYLLHARGNENALFSLKLFDNRIYAIGLLGSFTGRIGSGMLPFMTPIFLQLGMGYSPFHAGLMMIPMVLGNMGMKRIVVRIVNLFGYRRVLVMSTVALALVVLLFPLVAMLGWVWLLPLVLFLQGMVNAIRFSSMNTLTLKELPDELASSGNSLLSMIMQLSMSIGVTVAGLLLGAFAQESVAGSAAEHQMFIYTYLCMSLIIILPALVFWRVPSQVSTNVDLRRRRKK; encoded by the coding sequence ATGAGTACGCAAAGCACTAACGTCCGCTGGCAGTTATGGATTGTTGCCATCGGCTTCTTTATGCAGACGCTGGACACCACCATCGTGAATACCGCGATCCCCTCTATGGCGCACGATCTGGGTGTCAGCCCGCTGCACATGCACGCGGTGATCGTCTATTACGTGCTGACGGTGGCGGTGATGCTGCCGGTCAGCGGCTGGCTGGCGGACCGCTTTGGCGTGCGTAACATCTTTTTCAGCGCGATTGTGCTGTTCAGCCTGGGATCGCTGCTGTGCGCCCTCTCCGCCACGCTGGATCAGCTGGTACTCTCGCGGGTGGTGCAGGGGATTGGCGGCGCGATGATGGTGCCGGTAGGGCGTCTGACGGTGATGAAGATCGTGCCGCGTGAGCAGTACATGTCCGCGATGACCTTTGTCACCCTGCCCGGCCAGATTGGCCCGCTGCTCGGCCCGGCGCTGGGCGGCGTGCTGGTAGAGTACGCCAGCTGGCACTGGATCTTCCTGATTAATATACCGGTCGGCATCGCGGGCGCTATCGCGACCCTGATGCTGATGCCTAACTACCGTATGCAGACGCGGCGCTTTGACTTTGCCGGTTTTATGCTGCTGGCCGCCGGGATGGCGACCCTCACCCTGGCGCTGGATGGCCAGCGCAGCAGCGGCGGCTCTCCGCTGTTGCTGGGTGGCATGATTCTGGCAGGCACCTTCTCGCTGCTCTTCTATCTGCTGCATGCGCGCGGCAATGAAAACGCGCTGTTCAGCCTGAAGCTGTTCGATAACCGGATTTACGCGATTGGCCTGCTCGGCAGCTTCACCGGCCGCATCGGCAGTGGCATGCTGCCCTTTATGACGCCGATTTTCCTCCAGCTCGGCATGGGCTACAGCCCGTTCCACGCCGGTCTGATGATGATTCCGATGGTGCTGGGCAATATGGGGATGAAGCGCATCGTGGTGCGCATCGTTAATCTTTTTGGCTATCGCCGGGTGCTGGTGATGTCGACCGTGGCACTGGCGCTGGTGGTGCTGCTCTTCCCGCTGGTGGCGATGCTGGGCTGGGTCTGGCTGCTGCCGCTGGTGCTGTTTCTGCAGGGGATGGTTAACGCCATTCGCTTCTCATCGATGAATACCCTGACGCTGAAGGAGCTGCCCGATGAACTGGCCTCCAGCGGCAACAGCCTGCTGTCGATGATCATGCAGCTGTCGATGAGTATTGGCGTCACCGTGGCCGGGCTGCTGCTGGGGGCGTTTGCGCAGGAGAGCGTGGCGGGCAGCGCCGCAGAGCACCAGATGTTTATTTATACCTACCTGTGTATGTCGCTGATTATCATCCTGCCCGCGCTGGTGTTCTGGCGCGTTCCTTCCCAGGTGAGTACCAACGTCGATCTGCGACGCCGGAGAAAAAAATGA